Proteins encoded together in one Streptomyces sp. B1I3 window:
- a CDS encoding DUF6381 family protein, with amino-acid sequence MSDPDDDPHGDAQQMRDKAKDLENTAEHTADPEERRRLEDQARRLEAQSEQASGMASGDIYPWR; translated from the coding sequence ATGAGCGACCCGGACGACGACCCCCACGGTGACGCCCAGCAGATGCGCGACAAGGCGAAGGACCTCGAGAACACGGCGGAACACACCGCCGACCCCGAGGAACGCCGGCGTCTGGAGGACCAGGCCCGTCGGCTCGAGGCGCAGAGCGAGCAGGCCAGCGGCATGGCGAGCGGTGACATCTACCCCTGGAGGTAG
- a CDS encoding glycoside hydrolase family 1 protein — MTPSTGPGLALPEGFLMGASTSAHQIEGNNVSSDWWAIENRPGTFVAERSGDAADSFHRWPEDMDLLSGLGFNAYRFGIEWARIEPERGRVSRAAVEHYRAMVLGALERGLTPVVTLHHFTSPRWFSELGGWTSPESAELFARYASTALEVLGAGVRHVATINEPNMIALMHSIVRRTARQTADASDGPKAGPEHTGAAALDPATAEPDAEVGQALIRAHRAAFAVLKAGDPELQVGWTVANQVHQAEPGAEEVAAAYAWPREDVFLEAAREDDWIGVQAYTRHRIGREGPIPVPRGAATTLTGWEIYPEALGEAVRHTAEVVGPHVPVLVTENGIATADDEQRIGYVTAALAGLAAAMRDGIDVRGYLHWSALDNYEWGSYRPTFGLIAVDPDTFARTPKPSARWLGAMARAGRIPDGTPTAVTGDARCAG, encoded by the coding sequence ATGACGCCCTCGACCGGGCCCGGTCTCGCACTGCCTGAAGGCTTCCTCATGGGAGCCTCCACCTCCGCCCATCAGATCGAGGGGAACAACGTCTCCAGCGACTGGTGGGCCATCGAGAACCGGCCGGGCACCTTCGTCGCCGAGCGGAGCGGGGACGCGGCCGACAGCTTCCACCGCTGGCCCGAGGACATGGACCTGTTGAGCGGACTCGGTTTCAACGCCTACCGCTTCGGGATCGAATGGGCCCGCATCGAACCGGAGCGCGGAAGGGTCTCGCGTGCGGCTGTCGAGCACTACCGGGCCATGGTGCTCGGGGCCCTGGAACGCGGTCTGACCCCGGTGGTGACGTTGCATCACTTCACCTCGCCCCGGTGGTTCAGCGAACTCGGCGGCTGGACGTCACCCGAGTCGGCCGAGCTGTTCGCGCGGTATGCGTCCACCGCCCTGGAGGTGCTCGGAGCCGGCGTCCGGCACGTGGCGACCATCAACGAGCCGAACATGATCGCGCTGATGCACAGCATCGTCCGCCGGACGGCCCGGCAGACGGCGGACGCCTCGGACGGACCGAAGGCCGGCCCGGAGCACACGGGCGCTGCCGCTCTCGACCCGGCGACGGCGGAGCCGGACGCGGAGGTCGGCCAGGCGCTGATCCGGGCCCACCGGGCAGCCTTCGCCGTCCTGAAGGCGGGCGACCCGGAACTGCAGGTCGGCTGGACGGTCGCCAACCAGGTCCACCAGGCCGAGCCGGGTGCGGAGGAGGTCGCCGCCGCATACGCCTGGCCGCGCGAGGACGTCTTCCTGGAGGCCGCCCGGGAGGACGACTGGATCGGCGTACAGGCGTACACCCGGCACCGGATCGGCCGTGAGGGGCCGATTCCCGTGCCGCGGGGCGCCGCCACGACGCTGACCGGCTGGGAGATCTACCCGGAGGCGCTCGGCGAGGCGGTGCGGCACACGGCCGAGGTGGTCGGGCCGCACGTCCCCGTACTGGTCACCGAGAACGGCATCGCCACCGCCGACGACGAGCAGCGCATCGGCTACGTCACCGCCGCGCTGGCAGGCCTCGCCGCCGCCATGCGGGACGGCATCGACGTGCGCGGCTACCTGCACTGGAGCGCACTGGACAACTACGAGTGGGGCTCCTACCGGCCCACCTTCGGGCTGATCGCGGTCGATCCCGACACCTTCGCGCGTACGCCCAAGCCCTCGGCCCGCTGGCTGGGCGCCATGGCCAGGGCCGGACGCATCCCCGACGGGACGCCGACGGCCGTGACGGGCGACGCCCGGTGCGCGGGTTAG
- a CDS encoding DUF2267 domain-containing protein: MRWQAFLEAVQERGAYPSTVDAERASRVVLALLGAHVVGEERNELAARLPETFALILLNPLQAAEPLTPERFVRATAAWIEGASERTAAWDTGAVLSVVAEAAGEDLLERLLLQLPPGYDLLFGHPGGDSAGAPR, encoded by the coding sequence ATGAGATGGCAGGCGTTTCTGGAGGCGGTCCAGGAACGGGGCGCGTATCCCTCGACCGTGGACGCGGAGCGCGCGTCCCGCGTGGTCCTGGCGCTGCTCGGGGCGCACGTGGTCGGCGAGGAGCGCAACGAACTGGCGGCCCGGCTGCCCGAGACCTTCGCCCTGATCCTCCTCAATCCGCTGCAGGCCGCGGAACCACTCACGCCCGAACGGTTCGTACGTGCGACGGCCGCCTGGATCGAGGGCGCGAGCGAGCGTACGGCGGCCTGGGACACCGGTGCCGTGCTGAGCGTGGTGGCCGAGGCCGCGGGCGAGGACCTGCTGGAGCGCCTCCTGCTGCAGCTCCCGCCGGGGTACGACCTGCTGTTCGGCCATCCGGGCGGCGACTCGGCGGGCGCTCCCCGGTGA
- a CDS encoding L-threonylcarbamoyladenylate synthase, translating to MAKYFDVHPENPQRRTISNVADSIRSGALVAYPTDSCYALGCRVGSRDGIDRIRSIRDLDDRHHFTLMCENFAQLGQLVQIDNDVFRAIKAATPGSYTFILPATKEVPRQLLHPKKKTVGVRIPDHAVTQALLAELGEPLLSSTLLLPDEEEPLTQGWEIKERLDHVVDVVLDSGDCGTRPTTVIDFSGGELEIVRRGAGDTARFE from the coding sequence ATGGCGAAGTATTTCGACGTACACCCCGAGAACCCCCAGCGGCGCACCATCAGCAACGTGGCCGACAGCATCCGGTCCGGCGCGCTCGTCGCGTATCCGACGGACTCCTGTTACGCCCTGGGCTGCCGGGTGGGCAGCCGCGACGGCATCGACCGGATCAGGTCGATCCGCGATCTCGACGATCGCCACCACTTCACCCTGATGTGCGAGAACTTCGCGCAACTGGGTCAGCTCGTGCAGATCGACAACGACGTCTTCCGTGCGATCAAGGCGGCGACGCCCGGCAGTTACACCTTCATCCTCCCGGCCACCAAAGAGGTGCCGAGGCAGTTGCTGCACCCGAAGAAGAAGACCGTCGGCGTCAGGATCCCCGACCACGCCGTGACACAGGCGCTGCTCGCCGAGCTCGGTGAACCGCTGCTCTCCAGCACGCTCCTGCTCCCTGACGAGGAGGAGCCGTTGACGCAGGGGTGGGAGATCAAGGAACGCCTCGACCACGTGGTGGACGTCGTGCTCGACTCCGGCGACTGCGGCACCCGGCCGACCACGGTCATCGACTTCTCCGGTGGCGAGCTGGAGATCGTGCGCCGGGGGGCGGGCGACACCGCCCGGTTCGAGTAG
- a CDS encoding acetyl-CoA carboxylase biotin carboxylase subunit family protein, whose protein sequence is MEKKNIFVLGLDEANLPTLQNVPGAESYRFHPLLSIEELQEGEVSVADLADRARSVLDAHDGSIDAIVGYWDFPVSTLVPILGQEYGTRTTSLESVVKCEHKYWSRLEQQKVIDDYPRFGRVDLDSDDPQPPEGVRFPMWLKPALSYSSELAFGVSDMTEFRAAVDEIRAGIARVGRPFDAILDRLDLPPEMADVGGQVCLAEEAMNGIQVAVEGYVHDGEVTVYGVLDSINYPDSPCFLRHQYPSTLPPPVVARLHETSKRTMRRIGMDEATFSIEYFYDPSTGDVKLLEINPRHSQSHAELFEYVDGVANHHRMISLALGQDPRVKGGRGDYRMAAKWYYRWFGDGAVHQVPGPEEIAAIEREIPGVRIDVVPEEGQKLSSLSGQDSYSYEVAHIFTGGDDEQDLRRKFDRCVAALGLTFDDTAPGGRDRKSA, encoded by the coding sequence ATGGAGAAGAAGAACATTTTCGTCCTCGGACTCGACGAGGCGAACCTGCCGACCCTGCAGAACGTGCCAGGAGCAGAGTCCTACCGGTTCCACCCTCTTCTGAGCATCGAGGAACTGCAGGAGGGCGAGGTGTCGGTCGCCGACCTGGCGGACCGTGCGCGCAGTGTGCTCGACGCCCACGACGGCAGCATCGACGCGATCGTCGGCTACTGGGACTTCCCGGTCAGCACCCTCGTCCCGATCCTCGGACAGGAGTACGGCACACGCACCACGAGCCTGGAGTCGGTCGTCAAGTGTGAGCACAAGTACTGGAGCCGGCTGGAGCAGCAGAAGGTCATCGACGACTATCCGCGCTTCGGCCGGGTGGACCTCGACAGCGACGATCCGCAGCCGCCCGAGGGCGTCCGCTTCCCGATGTGGCTCAAGCCGGCCCTGTCCTACTCCTCCGAACTGGCCTTCGGTGTATCGGACATGACGGAGTTCCGGGCCGCGGTGGACGAGATCCGCGCCGGGATCGCACGGGTGGGCAGGCCCTTCGACGCCATCCTCGACCGCCTAGACTTGCCCCCGGAGATGGCCGACGTCGGCGGGCAGGTCTGTCTGGCCGAAGAGGCCATGAACGGCATCCAGGTAGCCGTCGAGGGCTACGTGCACGACGGCGAGGTCACCGTCTACGGGGTCCTCGACTCGATCAACTACCCCGACTCGCCCTGTTTCCTTCGCCATCAGTACCCCAGTACCCTGCCGCCGCCCGTGGTCGCGCGGCTCCACGAAACCAGTAAGCGGACCATGCGCCGGATCGGCATGGACGAGGCGACCTTCAGCATCGAGTACTTCTACGACCCGTCCACCGGGGACGTGAAGCTGCTGGAGATCAACCCGCGGCACTCCCAGTCCCACGCCGAACTGTTCGAGTACGTCGACGGAGTCGCCAACCACCACCGCATGATCAGTCTCGCGCTCGGCCAGGACCCCAGGGTGAAGGGCGGCCGGGGCGACTACCGCATGGCGGCCAAGTGGTACTACCGCTGGTTCGGCGACGGCGCGGTGCACCAGGTGCCCGGCCCGGAGGAGATCGCCGCGATCGAGCGTGAGATACCCGGGGTCCGGATCGACGTCGTGCCCGAGGAGGGGCAGAAGCTGTCCTCCCTGTCCGGCCAGGACAGCTACAGCTACGAAGTGGCCCACATCTTCACGGGCGGGGACGACGAACAGGACCTGCGCCGCAAGTTCGACCGGTGCGTGGCGGCCCTCGGCCTCACCTTCGACGACACCGCCCCGGGCGGACGCGACCGGAAGTCGGCCTGA
- a CDS encoding family 20 glycosylhydrolase, with protein sequence MNAVIPRPASAGTVTAGGDLAVSGHWRIHAADSGLTGVARTVGELLRPHLGARLVTPGPGGNPGDAPDPAVATLTLALDDTSPGPHRTPAGVCPRGGAVPVDESYRLTVDRQGMSCRAATPEGVFRAATTAVQLLTASGARIPCGQLTDAPHYAWRGLMVDPARGHLTPEELRRVVDLAALYKLNVLHLHLTDNEGWRIEVPSLPGLTSPAQDGTPRAHYTVEDYRALQRYAAERFVTVIPEVDLPGHCAALREALPELPAAPVPPGLAGRFPFVPPLDLADPVTREVVAAILADVCRLTDAPFVHIGGDEALGMTADSFALAVRELRSLVREAGKRPLGWQESARAGITPDDIAQFWVDVPMMDLPDTQDELDARPELLALGHTMEFIRALKAFFAPTGHDVTRVLDGGGRLLLSPQSHLYLDRPYAPGVVPSGRAEDAARLGFGSYRPRDIRHTAAWNPSSHAIPDARIAGIEATVFGESVEGFDDMTTLLLPRLASVADIAWTGRAAEWEDHRTRLAHHGRFWEERGLAYLASTEIAWL encoded by the coding sequence ATGAACGCCGTCATTCCGCGTCCCGCGAGCGCGGGCACCGTCACGGCCGGTGGCGACCTCGCAGTATCCGGGCACTGGCGCATCCACGCCGCCGACAGCGGACTGACCGGCGTAGCCCGGACCGTGGGCGAGCTGTTGCGACCGCACCTGGGCGCCCGGCTGGTAACGCCCGGTCCCGGTGGCAACCCAGGTGACGCCCCGGACCCGGCCGTCGCCACCCTCACGCTCGCTCTCGACGACACCTCGCCCGGCCCTCACCGCACCCCGGCCGGGGTCTGCCCGCGCGGCGGGGCCGTGCCGGTGGACGAGTCGTACCGCCTCACGGTGGACCGGCAGGGCATGAGCTGCCGTGCCGCCACGCCCGAGGGAGTGTTCCGGGCCGCGACGACGGCCGTGCAACTGCTCACCGCATCCGGCGCCCGGATCCCCTGCGGGCAGCTGACCGACGCCCCGCACTACGCCTGGCGCGGGCTCATGGTCGACCCGGCCCGCGGTCATCTCACTCCGGAAGAGCTCCGCCGGGTCGTGGACCTGGCAGCGCTGTACAAACTCAACGTGCTGCACCTGCACCTGACGGACAACGAGGGCTGGCGCATCGAGGTGCCCTCCCTGCCCGGACTGACGTCACCGGCACAGGACGGCACGCCACGGGCCCACTACACCGTCGAGGACTACCGTGCGCTGCAGCGGTACGCCGCCGAGCGCTTCGTGACCGTCATCCCCGAGGTCGATCTCCCCGGGCACTGCGCCGCCCTGCGCGAGGCGCTGCCGGAACTGCCCGCGGCCCCCGTACCGCCCGGGCTCGCCGGCCGCTTCCCGTTCGTCCCGCCGCTCGACCTCGCCGACCCGGTGACGCGGGAGGTGGTCGCCGCGATCCTCGCCGACGTCTGCCGGCTGACCGACGCACCCTTCGTGCACATCGGCGGGGACGAGGCGCTGGGTATGACGGCGGACAGTTTCGCCCTCGCCGTCCGTGAACTGCGCTCGCTGGTGAGGGAGGCGGGGAAGCGTCCGCTGGGGTGGCAGGAGTCCGCCCGCGCCGGAATCACCCCGGACGACATCGCCCAGTTCTGGGTGGACGTACCGATGATGGACCTGCCCGACACCCAGGACGAGCTCGACGCGAGGCCCGAACTCCTGGCCCTCGGCCACACCATGGAGTTCATCAGGGCCCTCAAGGCGTTCTTCGCCCCCACAGGTCATGACGTGACCCGGGTGCTCGACGGCGGCGGACGCCTCCTCCTCTCCCCGCAGTCCCACCTCTACCTGGACCGCCCCTACGCACCCGGCGTCGTCCCGTCCGGCCGTGCCGAGGACGCGGCCCGCCTGGGATTCGGCTCCTACCGCCCGCGTGACATCCGGCACACCGCGGCATGGAATCCGTCGTCCCACGCGATCCCCGACGCCCGGATCGCCGGGATCGAGGCCACCGTCTTCGGCGAGTCGGTCGAGGGGTTCGACGACATGACCACCCTGCTGCTGCCCCGCCTGGCCTCCGTCGCGGACATCGCGTGGACGGGCCGGGCGGCGGAATGGGAGGACCACCGCACCCGTCTCGCCCACCACGGGCGGTTCTGGGAGGAGCGGGGGCTCGCCTACCTGGCGTCCACGGAGATCGCCTGGCTCTGA
- a CDS encoding FAD-dependent oxidoreductase yields the protein MTRPVRVAIVGAGPAGIYAADALLKSEAAQDPGVSIDLFERMPAPFGLIRYGVAPDHPRIKGIVKALHQVLDKPQLRLFGNVDYPRDIGLDDLRSFYDAVIFSTGADADRALDIPGIDLDGSYGAADFVAWYDGHPEVPRTWPLEAEKVAVLGVGNVALDVARMLAKTADELLPTEIPANVYEGLKANKALEVHVFGRRGPAQAKFSPMELRELDHSPNIEVIVNPEDIDYDDGSIATRRENKQANMVASTLENWAIRDVGDRPHKLFLHFFESPVEVIGEDGRVAGLRTERTELDGTGNVRGTGRFTDWDVQSVYRAVGYYSEELPKLPFDVVSGTVPHAAGRVLSGEEPMASVYVTGWIKRGPIGLIGHTKGDANETVACLLEDHAAGRLPAPAEPGPDAVVDFLQQRGVRYTTREGWHRLDAHEQALGAEQGRERVKVVERAAMLDASGA from the coding sequence CGGGTGTCTCGATCGACCTGTTCGAGCGCATGCCCGCCCCCTTCGGTCTGATCCGCTACGGGGTGGCTCCGGACCACCCGCGGATCAAGGGCATAGTCAAGGCGCTGCACCAGGTCCTGGACAAGCCGCAACTGCGGCTGTTCGGCAACGTCGACTACCCCCGCGACATCGGCCTGGACGATCTGCGGTCGTTCTACGACGCCGTGATCTTCTCCACCGGTGCCGACGCCGACCGCGCGCTCGACATACCCGGGATCGACCTGGACGGCTCCTACGGTGCGGCCGACTTCGTCGCCTGGTACGACGGGCACCCCGAGGTGCCGCGCACCTGGCCGCTGGAGGCCGAGAAGGTCGCCGTGCTCGGCGTGGGCAACGTGGCCCTGGACGTGGCCCGCATGCTGGCCAAGACGGCGGACGAACTGCTCCCGACCGAGATCCCGGCGAACGTCTACGAAGGGCTCAAGGCGAACAAGGCGCTCGAGGTGCACGTCTTCGGACGGCGCGGCCCGGCGCAGGCCAAGTTCAGCCCGATGGAGCTGCGCGAGCTGGACCACTCGCCGAACATCGAGGTCATCGTCAACCCCGAGGACATCGACTACGACGACGGGTCGATCGCGACCCGTCGGGAGAACAAGCAGGCCAACATGGTCGCCTCCACGCTGGAGAACTGGGCGATCCGGGATGTGGGCGACCGCCCGCACAAGCTGTTCCTGCACTTCTTCGAGTCCCCGGTGGAGGTCATCGGCGAGGACGGCCGCGTCGCCGGCCTGCGCACGGAGCGGACCGAGCTGGACGGCACGGGCAACGTCAGGGGCACGGGCCGGTTCACGGACTGGGACGTGCAGAGCGTCTACCGCGCGGTCGGCTATTACTCGGAGGAGCTCCCCAAGCTTCCCTTCGACGTCGTCTCCGGCACCGTCCCGCACGCCGCGGGACGCGTCCTGTCCGGCGAGGAGCCGATGGCCTCGGTCTACGTCACCGGGTGGATCAAGCGCGGTCCGATCGGCCTGATCGGACACACCAAGGGCGATGCCAACGAGACGGTGGCCTGCCTGCTGGAGGACCACGCGGCCGGCCGGCTGCCCGCCCCCGCCGAACCCGGTCCGGACGCGGTCGTCGACTTCCTCCAGCAGCGAGGTGTCCGGTACACCACCCGCGAGGGCTGGCACCGCCTGGACGCCCACGAGCAGGCCCTCGGTGCGGAGCAGGGCCGCGAGCGGGTCAAGGTCGTCGAGCGGGCGGCCATGCTGGACGCGTCCGGAGCCTGA
- a CDS encoding hemerythrin domain-containing protein, with the protein MGHGGNVISELTADHREVDSLFARIEEQPAGHERRRELADELTVELVRHSVAEEQYLYPAVRRYVDDGDDMADKELEDHAAVERLLKDLEGRDPGDATFDALIEKLKHEVTEHVRDEEDRLFPLLAAACSPEALNELGDKIRKAKKTAPTRPHPSAPDTPPADKILAPGAGLVDRARDLVTGRKH; encoded by the coding sequence ATGGGACACGGCGGAAACGTCATCAGCGAACTCACTGCGGACCACCGCGAGGTGGACTCCCTGTTCGCCCGGATCGAGGAGCAGCCGGCCGGCCACGAGCGGCGCCGCGAACTCGCGGACGAACTGACGGTGGAGCTGGTGCGGCACTCGGTCGCCGAGGAGCAGTACCTCTACCCCGCGGTCCGCCGGTACGTGGACGACGGGGACGACATGGCGGACAAGGAGCTCGAGGATCACGCCGCCGTCGAACGGCTGCTCAAGGACCTGGAAGGCCGCGACCCCGGCGACGCGACGTTCGACGCCCTGATCGAGAAACTGAAGCACGAGGTCACCGAGCACGTCCGGGACGAGGAGGACCGGCTCTTCCCCCTCCTCGCCGCGGCCTGCTCCCCCGAGGCGCTGAACGAACTGGGCGACAAGATCCGCAAGGCGAAGAAGACGGCACCGACCCGCCCCCACCCGTCCGCCCCTGACACGCCGCCCGCCGACAAGATCCTCGCCCCGGGTGCCGGCCTGGTGGACCGTGCCCGGGATCTGGTCACCGGCCGGAAGCACTGA
- a CDS encoding MsnO8 family LLM class oxidoreductase, translated as MSSLVASTRFSFLDRSRTREGHDGPQALRDTVRLAITAEALGYHRFWVSEHHSVPGVAGSAPTVLAAAVAAATSTIRVGTGGVMLPNHRPFVVAEQFGVLASLFPGRIDMGVGRSVGFTDGIRRALGRDREDADAFAGQLAELLGWLDGSQGAYPQVHARPAEGLSIPPYVLATGEGAAVAAEAGLPLVVGDLRDREKLVRAVDRYRDGFRPSAWAGEPYVIVAGTVAVAATAQDARRLLLPEAWSMAYARSHGAFPPLAPAERIEELTMTQKERGLFDNALAGHLAGTEEEVAEGLGLVLEDTGADEVLVTTSTHDREALVDSMERLARIAHLV; from the coding sequence GTGAGCTCTCTCGTCGCATCCACCCGCTTCTCCTTCCTCGACCGCTCCCGCACGCGCGAGGGCCACGACGGCCCGCAGGCACTGCGGGACACCGTCCGGCTCGCGATCACGGCCGAGGCACTGGGGTACCACCGCTTCTGGGTGTCCGAACACCACAGCGTGCCCGGAGTCGCCGGGTCCGCGCCGACCGTGCTGGCCGCCGCCGTCGCGGCCGCGACCTCCACGATCCGGGTGGGAACCGGCGGGGTGATGCTTCCCAACCACCGGCCCTTCGTCGTGGCCGAACAGTTCGGGGTGCTCGCTTCCCTCTTCCCCGGCCGCATCGACATGGGAGTGGGGCGTTCGGTCGGTTTCACCGACGGGATCCGCCGCGCGCTGGGCAGGGACCGGGAGGACGCCGACGCCTTCGCCGGGCAGCTGGCGGAACTCCTCGGCTGGCTGGACGGCAGCCAGGGGGCCTACCCGCAGGTACACGCACGGCCTGCCGAAGGGCTGTCCATCCCGCCCTACGTCCTGGCGACCGGGGAGGGGGCCGCCGTCGCCGCGGAGGCCGGTCTGCCGCTCGTCGTGGGCGACCTGCGCGACCGGGAGAAGCTGGTGCGGGCCGTCGACCGCTACCGCGACGGGTTCCGCCCGTCCGCGTGGGCCGGGGAACCGTACGTGATCGTCGCGGGCACGGTCGCGGTCGCCGCCACGGCGCAGGACGCCCGGCGGCTCCTGCTCCCCGAGGCATGGTCCATGGCGTACGCGCGCAGCCACGGCGCCTTCCCGCCGCTCGCACCGGCCGAGCGGATCGAGGAGCTGACGATGACACAGAAGGAACGAGGGCTGTTCGACAACGCCTTGGCCGGCCACCTCGCCGGTACGGAGGAGGAGGTCGCCGAAGGACTGGGCCTGGTCCTCGAGGACACCGGGGCGGACGAGGTGCTGGTCACGACGAGTACCCACGACCGCGAGGCGCTGGTGGACTCCATGGAACGGCTCGCACGGATCGCGCACCTCGTCTGA
- a CDS encoding CocE/NonD family hydrolase — protein sequence MRYVNQLPYVTKEENHVTIPMSDGVRLSARIWRPTASDQDPVPAVLEYIPYRKNDLTSARDAIHHPYIAGHGYACVRVDIRGTGESEGVLRDEYLEQEQRDAEEVLAWLADQPWCDGNTGMMGISWGAFAALQVAARQPPGLRAIAIASFTDDRYADDMHYMGGAMLSDNLAEAGTMFAYATCPPDPALVGDRWRPMWQERLEGTRPWVLEWLRHQHRDAYWQHASLCEDYQALRCPVLASSGWADGYSNAVTRLLGNVDVPRKGLIGPWSHKLPHLGEPGPAIGYLQEVVRWWDHWLKGVDNGIMDGPMLSAWMQESVPPSTSYEERPGRWVGEPAWPSPHVRQVAHPLRDRTVVLPPGPHTGQEPAQMPPARVHTVQSPLSVGQFAGKWASYNAPPDLPYDQREEDGGSLVFDTPPLTERMEILGAPSVELEVSSSRPVAQVAARLSDVAPDGRATRVTYGVLNLTCRDGKETSERLEPGRRYRATLQLNGVAQAFPPGHRIRLSLSTSYWPLAWPAPEPVLLTVYEEGCALHLPVRPADEPDNLPPSPFGEPEGCEPPAVTRLSESEERWEVSRDLIHYRSALDIVKDRGLNRYEENGIEVGLRACERYTCVADDFGSVSGESAWTMKFRREGWDVRVETRTVLTSDKEDFTVSATLDGYEGDRRVFSRTWNEKVPREAL from the coding sequence ATGCGCTACGTGAACCAACTGCCGTACGTGACGAAGGAAGAGAACCACGTCACCATCCCCATGTCCGACGGGGTCCGGCTCTCCGCCCGGATCTGGCGTCCCACCGCGTCCGACCAGGACCCGGTGCCCGCCGTCCTGGAGTACATCCCGTACCGGAAGAACGACCTCACCTCCGCCCGCGACGCCATCCACCACCCCTACATCGCCGGCCACGGGTACGCGTGTGTGCGCGTCGACATCCGGGGCACGGGGGAGTCCGAGGGCGTGCTGCGGGACGAGTACCTCGAGCAGGAACAGCGCGACGCGGAAGAGGTCCTCGCCTGGCTCGCCGACCAGCCCTGGTGCGACGGGAACACCGGGATGATGGGCATCTCATGGGGAGCTTTCGCCGCTCTGCAGGTCGCGGCACGGCAGCCGCCCGGGCTCCGGGCCATCGCCATCGCGTCCTTCACCGACGACCGCTACGCCGACGACATGCACTACATGGGGGGCGCGATGCTCTCCGACAACCTGGCCGAGGCCGGGACCATGTTCGCCTACGCCACCTGCCCGCCCGACCCGGCCCTGGTCGGCGACCGCTGGCGGCCCATGTGGCAGGAGCGGCTGGAGGGCACCCGTCCGTGGGTCCTGGAGTGGCTGCGCCACCAGCACCGCGACGCCTACTGGCAGCACGCCTCCCTCTGCGAGGACTACCAGGCGCTGCGCTGCCCCGTTCTCGCCTCCAGCGGCTGGGCCGACGGGTACTCCAACGCGGTGACCAGGCTGCTGGGCAACGTCGACGTGCCCCGCAAGGGGCTGATCGGGCCCTGGTCTCACAAGCTGCCGCACCTCGGTGAGCCGGGACCGGCCATCGGCTATCTGCAGGAAGTCGTCCGGTGGTGGGACCACTGGCTCAAGGGCGTGGACAACGGGATCATGGACGGCCCGATGCTGAGCGCCTGGATGCAGGAGAGCGTGCCGCCGTCCACCTCGTACGAGGAACGGCCCGGCCGCTGGGTCGGCGAGCCCGCCTGGCCCTCACCTCACGTGAGGCAGGTGGCCCACCCGCTGCGCGACCGTACGGTGGTCCTCCCTCCCGGCCCGCACACGGGACAGGAGCCCGCACAGATGCCGCCCGCCCGGGTGCACACCGTGCAGTCCCCCTTGTCCGTAGGACAGTTCGCCGGCAAGTGGGCCTCCTACAACGCGCCGCCCGACCTGCCCTACGACCAGCGCGAGGAGGACGGCGGGTCGCTCGTCTTCGACACCCCGCCGCTCACCGAACGGATGGAGATCCTCGGTGCGCCCAGCGTCGAGCTCGAGGTGTCGAGCTCCCGGCCGGTCGCCCAGGTGGCCGCCCGGCTCTCCGACGTCGCGCCGGACGGGCGGGCCACCCGCGTGACGTACGGGGTGCTCAACCTGACCTGCAGGGACGGCAAGGAGACGTCCGAGCGGCTGGAACCGGGCCGGCGCTACCGGGCGACGCTCCAGCTCAACGGCGTCGCCCAGGCGTTCCCGCCGGGCCACCGCATCCGGCTGTCGCTCTCCACCTCCTACTGGCCGCTGGCCTGGCCCGCGCCGGAGCCCGTACTGCTCACCGTGTACGAGGAGGGCTGCGCGCTCCATCTGCCGGTCCGTCCCGCGGACGAACCCGACAACCTGCCCCCGAGCCCCTTCGGCGAGCCCGAGGGCTGCGAGCCGCCGGCCGTCACACGGTTGTCCGAATCCGAGGAGCGCTGGGAGGTCTCGCGGGACCTGATCCACTACCGTTCGGCGCTGGACATCGTGAAGGACCGCGGCCTCAACCGCTACGAGGAGAACGGGATCGAGGTCGGACTGCGGGCCTGCGAGCGCTACACCTGCGTGGCGGACGACTTCGGGTCGGTGAGCGGTGAGTCGGCCTGGACCATGAAATTCCGGCGCGAGGGCTGGGACGTCCGCGTCGAGACCCGCACCGTCCTCACCTCGGACAAGGAGGATTTCACCGTGTCGGCGACCCTGGACGGATACGAGGGCGACCGGCGGGTGTTCTCCCGCACGTGGAACGAGAAGGTTCCCCGCGAAGCTCTGTGA
- a CDS encoding DUF5133 domain-containing protein: MPHPTILRGLVERYAALSESSESAGGLEDISYTLCVSTGTRNIEDALAVAERYLDEALAGEGLKGGVLTGETTDPGAVTLTA, translated from the coding sequence ATGCCTCACCCCACGATCCTCCGCGGACTCGTCGAACGGTACGCGGCGCTCAGCGAGAGCTCCGAGTCGGCCGGCGGACTGGAGGACATCAGCTACACGCTGTGCGTCTCCACCGGTACCCGGAACATCGAGGACGCGCTGGCCGTGGCCGAGCGCTACCTCGACGAGGCGCTCGCGGGCGAGGGACTCAAGGGTGGGGTGCTGACGGGAGAGACGACAGATCCCGGTGCGGTGACGCTCACCGCCTGA